CGAGCGCGAGGGTCTATCATTTCGGATGTCTGTCAGTATGGGAACAGGAAGAGGATGCATACGGAGCGAAATGTCAACTTACCTCTCTTGGGAGGACCGAAGTACTTGCCCGGTGTGGGAGTACGAGGGCGAGCACGACGGGCCTTCTCAATGCTCATGGTACGGCCTTCAATCACTTCGCCCTGGAGACCttccttggcagcctcagcttGTTCAGAGGTGACCATCTTGACGAATCCGAATCCACGAGATTCCTTGGTGTGAGGGTCTCGCATGATTTGGCACTTCTCCACCTCACCATACTTCTCAAACATCTTGGAGACCTCTGCCTCGGACAGGCGAGGGTGGATTCCGGTGACAAAGAGGTTGGAGCCGGGGTTAATGgcaccatcgtcatcctccttgGGAGCGGGTGCAtctttgatgttgctgcATATTTAGGTTAGCAAGCAGTGCGACAACGAGGCAAGGCAAGACAGGACAAGCAAAGACAAGGTCAAGCTTACACGTCAGGAAGGCCAGGCGGCGACATGGAGCGGCGACGGCTGCCAGTGTCGTCGCGCGCAGGACGGGGAGAAGCGCTTCTGTTGTCACGCTCATAACGAGGAGCCTCGTCTAGCGAAAGGCACATGAGTTAGCGGCGGCCCAATTCATCGAATCCACGCGGCACAAACGCGTCGAAAAGAGtcgacatcgccatcgcccGTCGGGGCCGGGGAAACAAACCATCGTAACGGTCGCCGTTGGCGGCCTCGTAATCCATTGAAGTAGTCGCCATGGTTGCTGGGCGATtcgagatggatggaagtGAGCAGACGACAAAACCTGGTTGATTGGGTGATGGGTAGGCAGGCTGCTTccgcttgaagaagatggaggaagggtaggaaaaaaaactggTGGCACACGAAAAGATGTACTGTGACAGACAAAGCCGATGATTAGGCGGGTTGGGCGAAAGGCGAAACACAAAGGGCACAACCACCGCAAAGTTTGATCGCCGGTCAATGGAATCTGGGACAAAAGAAACGAGGCTGGAGCTTCGTTTGGCGGCTTGGCTTCTGCAATGGAAGGGAAAGCTGGATCAACGAGGTAGCTCGCAATACGGGGAGCCTCGTCAAGCCAGTGCCAGAATCAGAGTCAGCTGTGAAGGCTACTGCGAAGCATGGGCCAACTGTGTGGCGACTTGTTATGGAGTACTCCGTGCAGAGCAAACTAAGGTACCTCGCACACTGCAGGCTTGCTAAGCAGCAGACAATGGCCGAAACTCTAATGGAAGCTTGAGCATCCAGCCTAATTCCCAATTCTGCCACCAAAATAATGATAAGTGACACCTTGCATCTACGTGTTATAATCCGAATTCTAAATTGGCATTATTGTTCTTGCCAATCCATTGTGGAGAGTCTTTATCGGGCTGGTGATAGACTTCACAGTATGAAAAAAGCCACAAAAATACGTCATCTAGAGAGTTTGGCATTGATTACCTGTACTGTGCTAGGTGTAATGTTCGGGTGTCGCATGTTGAATATGTACTTTGGTTTATGCCTTTTTGAAGTGGCCTTTCTTCTATCTCTAATGCCTTTGTCAATGCtgttctttctctccttcttttctcccttcttcttctaaatTTATGGCTCTTCAAATGCAGCTGTGGCTTGTTTCAGAATCAGTAGAGATGACAGCTCCTGTCCATGACAAAGCCCCCTCTTTCTAGAGCACAACTTAAAGATTGGAGGCCATCCGCAGATGTTCCCGCACAAAGAGAACAGGCAAAAAGGGTCCAAGAATCTGTTTCAGGATTCTGTTGCCCATTTCCGTCATGCCAATGTCTCCGTAAAACAACAAAGATTACCAGACATCCTCAGGGTGCACCTCGTGTTTCTCGCCGTCGTCTCGAACGTGCTCTCCCTTGGAGTCCCTCTTCATAGATTTGCGCATGTCGAATGCATCCTCACTGTCCTTGTCGGGATCTGTGGCATGCTCCCCATAATAGTCTTTGACAACACGAAAGACGCTGTAGCCTAGTTCTTTGTAAAAcgcaatggccttggcgttgctgctgcggacAAACAGATCCATGAACCAAGTGTTGTGAACATCGGCGGCAGCCTCCAATTGTTCCACCAGGATTTTGCCAATACCTTGTCTTCTTGCCTCTGGCGCTACAGTCAGGGCCGTAATGTGAGCATGCCAAGGAAGGTAATGTTCTGAGTATTTGTATGCATCTGGCGATGATTCAACTTTGCCCATAACTTTGAGCAGATACCTCAATTAGCAGTGCGATGCGGCGCATTTGGAGGGGGTTAACCAACTATATCCAACAATGTTTCCTTCCGAATCCTCACAGACTTGAAACAGGGAGGGCCATTTGGCATAATACTGAAGATAGAAGCTGAGTTCATAGGTCTCTGTTAGGGGATCCAAATTGCATTTTGAGAATTTATTGACGTCGTCAGGCCGAAATCTTCGGAAGGTGGTCATTGTCGTAGCTCGTAGCCTATTATTCGATGATGGCTACTTCTTGAGGAAGATTCAAGTTGTATCGTCTGAGGGTTATGATTTTACACTAGCGGAGCAACAGTCATAAATGATTCATGCTGGTGGGGGGGATCCCATTATACAAGCCTGGTGGTGAAATGTTGGAGTTTACTACCGCCGAGAGAAGATTTCGCAAGTTGGTTAAGCCCGCTTATACTGGCAATGAAGTAAATATGTAGCGGTTTTACATCTCAGCGGATCAAAACTACGTGCAAAATAttccctttcctcttcaaaaaTTAGATGATGTCATGTGTTCCTTTGAAATTTGGCATGTGAACAAGTTGTCAGCTCCTTTGTTCATTTCAAGGATCAACATGCTGAAAGTGGGAGGGTTTCCCCCCCTCTGCGCTACGCTACAGCAGATCAAGGTGTGCGGTAAAGCGAGTCAAGACTGAAACGCAGCAAGTACCTGAAAGGTACCTACATGGAGCTACACCGCCGCCTGTTCTTCACGCTATTAACGTTTCGTTTTCTGTAACAGAAAGTATCGACAGACAGCTGCATGCCTTGGCATCTTATCGCGATAGGGAGCTGCTTACCGTATCTTTGGTTCCTGGCCGGGGGTTCATCTCCCGCTGCTATTTGACCTGATATTTGAACGACTCTGGTTCTCCTACCATATGCCAGAACCCGGTTTCGAGGTTTGTGCTATAATAAGAGATACCGTGCCTCACTCGCTAACCAGAAGACAGCAGATATTAATCCTGTAATTTGCGACATACTGCATCTATTCAACCCAGAGAACTTAATCGTCAAGCTTGCGCTCACCCATTATGCCCGGGTCGCCACGAACTCCACGACACTCGCGCAACTCATCAGCAATCGACAGCTTCGCAGGATCGCCCCAGATCCGACGTTTCTCGAGATCCTCTGCGCAAGATGCCATACCGTCGTTCCAGCACAGCCCAAATCAACATGATGGTCTTGACCTATCGGTATTAGGCGGTGGCGGGTCAGGGGCCGGCAACGGGATGGGAAATCTAGCTGATGAGTTGGCGGATGCGTTTTCCGACTCAGGGGAAGAGGGCGACTACGACGCCGACCTGCAAGAGTACCAAAAATCGACAGAGCAGCCGggaggtgatgatggagcAACACGGGGCCAGTCGGCAGACAacgagacaaagagaaatgACGGTGACGCAGGCCTTCTGTCGCCTCGCCAAAAGGGTCACCAAAGAAAAACCAGTCTATATGATGGCAGCGATTACGGCTCCGACTCAGACCTCGATATCGCAGGCATACCTCCAAGTCtcatggccaagattgatgctgtcgaAAACCTCACAATCCGCGGGACAGATAACTACGGAGGCACGGCAGACGATGTCTTGAAGCGGGTGATCCAGGAGCTCCGTGACCTAGGGTCGCAATCTAGCGTTGAGGGTAGCGCTTCGAGGTAAGACAAAGCCAAACCCTAAGAGATGGCCATGAAGAACGCTTCTGGTGCTAACGTGAAGCCCCTTGCAGACTTATAACAGCACACTCGGCGCTGACGACGCATCTTGCGCATCAGACCCGTCAACTGCATAACCTTACCTTTCCCTTGCTCTCCCCGCTTGCGCCGGCCCCTGACGTCGAAACGATCGATACGCTTCTGCCGTTGCTCATATCCCTTACAGAAGACATGCCGCGACCATCAACGTCGGCATTCAACTCACTTACTGCGTTGCATTCCATCACATCAGAACTGATACAATCACTGAGTTACCTTTCCGACACACTACACATGTCTCGTCAGacaacagctgcagccagTCGGAGGCTGAAGAGCGCCAAAGAGCTCGTTGCtgaaatgagaaaagaggatgagatgagggagCAGGGAGAGGAGTGGCTTACCAGAGGAAACTGGAGCGAACGGCTAGAGAAAAGGGAATGTGCAAGCGTATGCGGCGAGGTAATTGGCGGGTTTGAAGAGGTTTGCAATGGCTGGAGAGAACGACTTTTGGCCCAAGCAGAATCCCAGGCGTAAATAGATATTACATGACTGCATGGATAGAGAGGGACAGGATAAAGATGACGGCGGCTGCACTGATTAGCGAACGGCACCTGTTTTTAAATTCATTTATATCCGAAACTCGTTTGATAGATAGAATCACGAAATAGGACATTGGTCATGGCCTCCTCAATAGATATTTTATTCACAATAGCAACACAGACAATCAGCTCAAGCAGTAGGCTCAATGGAGGGATATGCCTAGAGCCGGATACAATGGCTAGACAATAAGATGGATGCAGCTATTGCCAATCGGATGACGGCTCAATACATgataaaattacttttactaCAGCCATCTAGATCCATCTGTTCGGAAAGGAATAAAGTTCAATCTGGCCGTGCTATTATTTTCCCGGTAGATGCCGCACGGCAGACTTATACTCTTCCATTGACTTTCTCAAGCGTTTAATTTTCAGCCATCGAAGATTAtcgaagatgatgctgaagtAACCAGAAATGCCGCAAAGCAAGATTAGtggttgaagttgacggTGGTCTCCTCAACAACGATACTGATGACTATTGGATGTATGTCGTCAGGTCAGTCACGTCAAGGGTCTTTATCTTGCAACCTCTTCAGGCAAAGGCAAGGTACCAGGTACGAGTGCTGAGGCCTCAGTTGACCAGTAGGATTCTGGTATCCAAGACACCACAACTACCCCTTGCATCTGCCATCCGAAGCTCGGGTCAAGCAAAaatcaacagcagcatccagacGGCATCGTGACCCGATTACTCAGCGTTCTGGCCGCAACACGAAACCAGACCCGTTGCGGTACGTCAGAGAAAAGTGAGCACATCGCCAACGCGAAAGTGGTGCGTCCAAAGAGGCGCCTGGCACGAAAAACGCGACTGCATAGGCGGGGCTGCCAGGGCCAGGGAGGAGAGAACGGCGCTCATTGGGCGCTGTATTCACTGGAGAGACAGCACTGACAGCCAACCGAGCCACTAATCGCGTCCACTGCGAGAGGCACCCCCATAATATTGACCTTGTCCCATGCAGGTGCAGCAACGTCGAGATttcaaaacaaacaacaatAACAGCTGCAAGGACAAGGTGATGCGATGCTGCAGTGGGATAGTGGCAATGCGCCTGGTTCCTTTTTCAGCCCCCTCCCATCCTAATGGTGTGATGTGATCAAATTACAACTGATAGCAGCATCAATTTAATTATGTACAGTACATTGGTTGCAGACGGCCGTTCAATGCGCACGAGGCACGTGTGGGCGCAtacaagtactccgtacgtaCCGGAACAAAAAGCAACAAGCGAGCGTTCAGCACTGCAAGCGCTGGGCAAGAACGCGCATGCAGATGCTGGCGGGCTGGTGTTTAATTGAATTTCCAGCGCAAAAGCCGCCCTGCTTAAGACCCAGGGTACATGGTACTTGTAGGTACCTTTGGACGGTAGAGAAAGCAAATGCCTTTTACTTTGATGAAAACCATCGAAATTTTGGATATTTGGTAAAAAACGCCGTTTGCACATCGCGTGAGTTAATTAAAAGTATGCGTTGCAGCCGCAGGGCTATATAGTTTAAATCAATCACAATAACAATCAAACTGATCCCTTCGCCCTGGTCAATGTTGTTTATTCCACTGCGGTGCAGCGAATGGTAGCAGCCAAAATGGCGTTCTGGTGTGTATTTGTTGTTCAGACGCAGCCCGCGTTTTCCCACTAGCACCTAAACCGTCCAGTATTATTGTTCCACCCCCCTTTAGCACGTTAACGCCCCCCAACCAGGCCTAGCCCAGCACTTCGCCAGGCGCACTGCCATTTCCCCAGCAGCTTCAACCTCCCTCATCAGCCTCTCGCAGCTTTCACGAGCCcgtctcgtcttcatcgccccAACCCCCTCTCTTTGCCTCCTGCGCTTTTGCAAGACGGTTATCAAACAGCGACCGAACATCCCGGGGACATTCTGCTTCTTACGACTTTCTTTTGTATTTGGACCATTCACGTTCACCCGCCTGTGCGATCGCTTCTTCATTCGACGCAAaaacaaccacaacaaccCAGTGGCATGCGATAGGCCGCCAAACccgccctctctctcttggttGACGCTGCTCCATGACCACCGGCGTTGGCCTCGCCCTGTGACTGGATGCGCGCTCGCTCGTTTCCTCACAGTCGCTGCTAGCATAACATCGTCCGTCTTTGACCTCAACATCACCGTACACGCCATTCCCCCGCCACACAGCCCACGAGCGAGAATCAAGGGTCCGGTCCGACAGACGGTGCCGCTTCTGTCCGCCAGATCTCGTCCGCCAGGCCCAAATTCACCATTTTAACATCATTTAAAAGACCTTCATTCAATCAGTCGATGCCATGGGTGCCTCCAAGAAGACTATGGGCGAGTCAAAGCTGCCCACCAATTCCGCTCGCATGtccactcctcctcctccatcagaTCGCGGCCGCCTAGACTCAAAACCAAATGCCGAGAGCAGTGGCAATACGATGCGACAGCTGCGAAGCAGGGCCAGGGCTAGTGATGTGACCCATCCAGCAGCTTTCGACGTCGATGCCGTCGACAATCTCCTATTGAGGGAACTTCAGCCTCATCGTGAAAGCACTCCTGGAGCCAGTCCCTCTCGCAAACGCCAGAGGATAAATGGCGATCGGTTGGTCACACCCCCACTGGGACGCTTTACATCCTTCTAACAACATCTTTAGTTTCATCCCTACTCGCACTGGCCAGGATTTGCAAGCCAGCTTTAGCCTTCTGCATGAAGATGCCTCTCCCGCCACGCCGTCAAGGCATAAGAAAAGGACGCCGCAGGGCGAACTTCATTTCCAGAAGAGTATGaattttttccctctccaccGACAAATGAAACGAAACCAAGTGCTAATCATGACGTAGCCGAAGAAGCCAATCGCACATTCTCAACACTGTTGCGTGCGGAGCTGTTTGAGGGATCAGTGCCGCAATTGACACCTGCTCTCTCACCAGACAGCAACCTGCCAGCCTCTTCGCTTGTCAGCGTTCAGGATGGCACACGATCTCACACTCCTCCTAGTCACGGTTCCGTAGTAACCCTACCTTCATCACTCACTCCCTCAACCCCCCACAAGAATCTCTTCTCATATCTCTCACCACGTCAACATGGTCATCCTGTGGGCCATCTCACCCCATCCAAAACCCCGCAGAGTCGGCATGGCCCGAATCTGGATACAAGAGCAGAGATCTACAGCCTATCTCCTGTGCGTCTTGGCAGTCAGCAGATGCTCTTGAGTCCACGTCGCCAACCTCGAGCGGTCAGCAAAGTCCCCTACAAGGTTCTTGACGCACCCGAGTTGGCAGACGACTTCTACCTCAACCTCGTTGACTGGGGGAGTGCAAATGTTCTGGGAGTCGGGCTGGGATCCAGCGTTTATATGTGGAATGCACAGACTTCCAAGGTCAACAAGCTATGTACTTTGGAGGATGATACCGTAACAAGTGTATCATGGATACAAAAAGGCACGCACCTTGCCATTGGAACCGGGAAGGGTCTTGTCCAGATCTGGGATGCCGAAAAAGCTAGAAGATTAAGGACCATGACTGGACACACGGCCCGAGTTGGGTCCCTGGCGTGGAACTCACATATCCTGACGTCTGGCTCTCGCGACCGCCTGATATACCACAGAGACGTTCGAGCACCAGACCAGTGGCTCAAAAAGCTTGTCGGGCACAAGCAAGAAGTTTGTGGTTTGAAATGGAACTGCGAGGATGGGCAGCTGGCCAGCGGTGGCAACGACAACAAGCTGATGGTCTGGGACAAGCTCTCAGACACACCGCTGTGGAAATTCTCAGATCACAATGCCGCCGTCAAGGCTATTGCGTGGTCACCGCACCAGCGAGGCCTACTTGCCTCTGGCGGCGGTACAGCCGACAGACGCATCATATTTCACGACACAGTCAAGGGAACCGTTGTTAACGAAATCGACACCGGAAGCCA
Above is a genomic segment from Trichoderma breve strain T069 chromosome 6, whole genome shotgun sequence containing:
- a CDS encoding anaphase-promoting complex subunit 4 WD40 domain-containing protein — its product is MGASKKTMGESKLPTNSARMSTPPPPSDRGRLDSKPNAESSGNTMRQLRSRARASDVTHPAAFDVDAVDNLLLRELQPHRESTPGASPSRKRQRINGDRFIPTRTGQDLQASFSLLHEDASPATPSRHKKRTPQGELHFQKTEEANRTFSTLLRAELFEGSVPQLTPALSPDSNLPASSLVSVQDGTRSHTPPSHGSVVTLPSSLTPSTPHKNLFSYLSPRQHGHPVGHLTPSKTPQSRHGPNLDTRAEIYSLSPVRLGSQQMLLSPRRQPRAVSKVPYKVLDAPELADDFYLNLVDWGSANVLGVGLGSSVYMWNAQTSKVNKLCTLEDDTVTSVSWIQKGTHLAIGTGKGLVQIWDAEKARRLRTMTGHTARVGSLAWNSHILTSGSRDRLIYHRDVRAPDQWLKKLVGHKQEVCGLKWNCEDGQLASGGNDNKLMVWDKLSDTPLWKFSDHNAAVKAIAWSPHQRGLLASGGGTADRRIIFHDTVKGTVVNEIDTGSQVCNLAWSKNSNEIVSTHGYSQNQIVVWKYPSMTQVASLTGHTYRVLYLAMSPDGRVIVTGAGDETLRFWSCFGRRPGTREDGETGGGKFADWGIIR
- a CDS encoding acetyltransferase (GNAT) family domain-containing protein gives rise to the protein MTTFRRFRPDDVNKFSKCNLDPLTETYELSFYLQYYAKWPSLFQVCEDSEGNIVGYIMGKVESSPDAYKYSEHYLPWHAHITALTVAPEARRQGIGKILVEQLEAAADVHNTWFMDLFVRSSNAKAIAFYKELGYSVFRVVKDYYGEHATDPDKDSEDAFDMRKSMKRDSKGEHVRDDGEKHEVHPEDVW
- a CDS encoding RNA recognition motif domain-containing protein, with amino-acid sequence MATTSMDYEAANGDRYDDEAPRYERDNRSASPRPARDDTGSRRRSMSPPGLPDVNIKDAPAPKEDDDGAINPGSNLFVTGIHPRLSEAEVSKMFEKYGEVEKCQIMRDPHTKESRGFGFVKMVTSEQAEAAKEGLQGEVIEGRTMSIEKARRARPRTPTPGKYFGPPKRDPRARFDERRRGGYGGGGYSRDDYRYRGNERGYDRNYERGYERRYDERSGGAYDRNYRDRYDERGYGGRDSERNYDRNYDRNYERRERGAGGGGGGGDDNYGRERYREDRGERGDRGDRYGARGGNSSGGYDRDRYERTGDRDAGRSREPAASSGPAYGEPASRPEARPESAMH